The Pelmatolapia mariae isolate MD_Pm_ZW linkage group LG9, Pm_UMD_F_2, whole genome shotgun sequence genome has a segment encoding these proteins:
- the LOC134634646 gene encoding transmembrane protein 236-like: MGSGRTVKFALCEVLQFAGLCVPLFIVMQRFAVIVAKVKTSAQPPGDGSTAYWLIVASSIAYVTSTALLVWVPLKYMVFMKKKFLIGRKKWRPVTLVYVILSTLPCFAFLIASSEVQINNNLKHDTFTELPVSLVLFSLICIDVVERIRHCRLTGQANDTERDADIPSTVLTHVEQVAPVTPITPAVPGPAVPRQGVPTPMQPGANQLNDRNQNGAGARPETNGTLPGIPGNNGRPYGMSGLSQPSGSTTPYHISPYAYTGPLRFLCATDARADVFVDSFMFWMDTVEMVRVAGHPLVYYSGWVFPIYIFSYLSCLRVVVMPHSPLLSSLGVALQDLPFFFVRVGLIAFFGFVTPILYLMKNLLVSLAFIYFNFMTKLKVFNTERMFF; encoded by the exons ATGGGCTCAGGGAGGACGGTGAAGTTTGCCCTGTGCGAGGTGCTGCAGTTTGCAGGCCTGTGCGTGCCACTCTTCATCGTCATGCAGAGGTTTGCTGTCATCGTTGCAAAGGTCAAAACATCAGCACAACCCCCCGGAGACGGCAGCACTGCCTACTGGTTGATCGTGGCCTCCTCTATTGCCTATGTGACCTCCACTGCCCTGCTGGTCTGGGTACCCCTGAAGTATATGGTCTTCATGAAGAAGAAATTTCTCATAGGGAGGAAGAAGTG GAGGCCAGTGACCCTTGTTTATGTGATCCTATCCACATTACCCTGCTTTGCCTTTCTCATTGCCAGCTCTGAG GTTCAGATAAATAACAACCTGAAACATGATACATTCACTGAGCTCCCCGTGTCACTAGTCCTCTTCTCGCTCATCTGCATTGACGTTGTGGAGAGGATACGACACTGCAGGCTGACCGGCCAGG cTAATGACACCGAAAGAGATGCTGACATCCCCTCCACTGTCCTCACACATGTGGAACAGGTAGCACCAGTAACACCTATCACCCCAGCTGTGCCAGGGCCAGCTGTGCCCAGGCAAGGTGTGCCCACTCCTATGCAACCAGGAGCAAACCAGCTCAATGACAGGAACCAGAACGGAGCAGGAGCTCGACCAGAGACCAATGGGACGCTACCGGGCATACCAGGTAACAATGGGAGGCCATATGGCATGTCTGGATTGAGTCAACCATCAGGAAGCACCACACCGTACCACATATCTCCCTATGCATACACTGGGCCTCTGAGATTCCTGTGCGCCACTGATGCCCGTGCAGACGTGTTTGTGGACAGCTTTATGTTCTGGATGGATACGGTGGAGATGGTGAGAGTGGCAGGACATCCTCTGGTCTACTACTCAGGCTGGGTGTTTCCCATCTATATCTTCAGCTACCTGTCATGCTTGCGTGTGGTGGTCATGCCCCACAGCCCCCTGCTTTCCTCCCTAGGAGTAGCCCTGCAGGATTTACCCTTCTTCTTTGTGCGCGTTGGCCTCATTGCCTTCTTCGGCTTTGTCACGCCCATCCTCTATCTGATGAAGAACTTGTTGGTCTCGCTGGCCTTCATCTACTTCAACTTTATGACCAAGTTGAAGGTCTTCAACACAGAGAGGATGTTTTTTTGA